The Pan paniscus chromosome 21, NHGRI_mPanPan1-v2.0_pri, whole genome shotgun sequence region CGGTCTGCGGGGCGGCCACGGGACGGGGGCAGCCCTAACGCTGCCACTGGATGACTGCGGGCCTTCCTCACTCGCGGGGCCTCCCTCACTTTCGGGGCCTCGTCTGCACACAGGGCCCACCCCAGGTCGTCTGGGCAGGGTCACCTGCACTCAGTGACACGGAGGCCGTGGCTCTCCTGCCATGCTCTGGGCCAAGCTCCGCAGGAAAGGGGGCCCACTGCTGTCCCCAGCGCCCCATCCCCGCAGTCCTCTGCCCTCAGCCTGGATCAGCCACAGCCTGGGGGCTGCACCTCCCCGGACCACCCCGGCTCACCGAGAGGCGGGTACTGGGAGAAGCTCTCCACACACATGGGCTTTCCCGGCACCATCTCCACGATGGCCGCGTCTCCAGACTTCAGGGACTTGGGGTTGTCCTCCAGCTTCTTGCCAGAGCGCCGGTCAATCTTCTCCTTCAGCTCCGCAAACTTGCAGGCGATGTGGGCTGTGTGGCAGTCGATGACCGGGGAGTAGCCGGCGCTAATCTGCCCCGGGTGGTTCAGGATGATGACCTGCGAGCAGAGCCACAGGCGGCCATCAGGCACATCGGCGGTGGGCACCGGGAGGGCGCCAGAGCGGGGCTGGGAGGCCCAGTCACCGGCCCCTCTGCACGGGCTCCTGAGCCTGGAGTGCTGACTGGAGGAGGCTCAGGCTCTGAGGACCCAGCCCCCAGACCTGAACCTCAACATCCTCATTAAGCAAAAGATAAACAACTGAGATTCATTGTTTCGAAGGGGCAGGGGCAGCACTTACACGGCCAACCTCAGCTGGAACTAAGGGGGCGGGTGACAAAACTGGACCTCAATTCCTGTGTTTCagttgtatctcaataaagccacttttaaaaatcatatgacgaggccgggcacggtggctcacgcctgtaatcccagtactttgggaggctgacgcacgtggatcacttgaggtcaggagttcgagaccagcctggccaacatggcgaaaccccgtatctactaataaaaaaaaaattagccaggcgtggtggcgcatgcctgtaatcttacctacttgggaggctgaggcaggagaatcacttgaacccgggaggcggaggttgcagtgagccgagatcgcgccactgccctccagcctgggcaacagagcgagactccgtctcaaaaataaataaataaatcatatgaAGAGGCCAGCAAAGAGGGGCAATGAAGACTGTAGAGAATAAAAGTATGACAGAGATGTCTCAGGCAGTAAGTTAACAAAAGCATTTTTCCAGGACGAATGTAGGACCTCAAAGGCTGGGCATCCCAGCAGTGCAGCGTGGAAGACAGACCCGGGATTGCACACAGGCTGGGAGCCACAGGGCCTGCACCCCTCCCAGAACTGATTGATCCCCTCGTTGAGTGCTCGGTGGCCCCCTCGGTGGAATGCgggtcccttttctttttttttttttttttcttttgagacgaagtctcgctctgtcacgcaggctggagtgcagtggcgcaatctcggctcactgcaacctccgcctcccaggttcaagcgattctcctgcctcagcttcctgatagctgggactacaggcacgtgccaccacgcctggctaatttttgtatttttagtagagacggggtttcaccatgttgaccaggatggacttgatctcttgacctcgtgatctgcccgcctcggcctctcaaagtgctgggattacaggcgtgagccactgcgcccagcctgagggTCCGGTTTTCTCCCTACGCCAGGCCACCTGCCGACAGCAGCCTCACCCAGGACAGTCCTGCTGCTGTCCAGCAGGCGCCAGCCCCCTGGACCCGGCGCAGCCCCCCACCTGGGAGGTGAACTGAGCAGCCTCCTGCGGCGGGTCAGACTTGCTGTCCCCACACACGTTGCCCCGCCGGATGTCCTTCACCGACACGTTCTTCACATTGAAGCCGACGTTGTCGCCGGGCAGAGCTTCGCTCAGAGCCTCGTGGTGCATCTCCACTGACTTCACCTCAGTGGTGATGTTCACTGGCGCAAAggtcaccaccatgcccggccgcagGATGCCGGTCTCCACCCGGCCCACGGGCACCGTGCCAATGCCTGCAGAGGGGAGGGGGTGTGAGGGGAAGGTGGGGCCCGAGGGGATGCTGGGGCAGGATATTCGGGGACAGAGCCTGGAAACCAACAAAGCCTGGGACTGGATCCCCCCGAcaggcctgggggttggggccACATGGGCGGAGTGCAGGGGAAGGGAGGCCAGGGACAAGGCAGACACAGAGATTCCAAGGGAAGTGGGGGCTCTCCCACCCAGCTGGGGAAATAAGAGGCTGAGCAGCAGAGCTCCCAGGAACCCAAGgaaaagccacagggacagagaaGGGGGAGGATGGGCAGAGAGGGGCTGTCTGAACCTGGGGTCCCATCCTTGCCCCCGGAGAGCACTTTCCCTCAAAGGAGGCACTATGGGACCCCTCCTTTGTCTGAGGACTCCTCCCTGTGAGTGTGGGTGGGGCGACTGACTGCTTCTGCCTAGGGTCTGGTGGCCCTGCTCCCTGCTCCCTGCGGGCCCTGCTCCCTGCTCCCTGCAGGCTCTCTGGGCCCCACTTGGATGCTGCAGGTCTCTATCATTAAAGGGGCCTCTCAGCCAGATGCAGCACAGGCACAGCGGCACCTGAGCATCCCTGGCATTTCTCATGGATCTACTTAAACCAATTGTGCAGCTGCCACATGGGGGTCTTGTCCCCCCCCAGGCTACTGGgtctccaccctcacctcccagGGCTGTGAGGGGGGCCCGTTGTAGCCTCCAGCCAACTTCACTGAGGCCAGTGGCTGTGCTCTGTGCTGGGGTGAGCATGATGCCCCCACGGTGCACAGAGAGATGCCTGCAACATCTTTGGCTGCAGCCCACTGGCTGGGGGTCTCCTATCAGTGCCCTTCTCTGGGGTCTCAGATTTGTTTATGGTTTCTCTTCttggtgggatggatggatggatggacggatggatggggaggtgggtggatggatggatggatggatgaatggggtGGTAGATGGATGGGGAGGTGGATGGACAGAAGGATGGGTGGGGAGATGGATGAGTagggagatggatggatggattggtggatggatggatggatggatggatgaggaggtagatgagtggatggacagaaggatggatggataggaaggtgggtggatgaatggatggatggggaggtggatggatggatggatggatggatggatggatggatagatggatggatggggggatagatggatggatggatggacggacggacggggaggtgggtggatggatggatggatggatggatggatggatgaggagatgaatggatggatgagatggatggatggatgatggaggGAAGGATGGCTGGGTGGggagatggatggatagagaggtggatgggtggatggggagatggatgaatgaatggatggatggatggatggatggggaagTGGATGGATGgggaggtggatggatggataggtggatgggtggatggacagaaGGATGAATGGGTagggagatggatggatggatggggagggatggatggatggatggatgggtggatgggtggatggatagaaggatggatgggtggggaggtgggtgggtgggtggatggatggagagatggatagatggatagatgatggatgggtggggaggtgagtgggtgggtgggtggatgggtggatggatggatgggtggggaggtgggtgggtggatggatggatgagtggggaggtgggtgggtggatggatggatggatgcatggatggatggatggagaggtgggtggatgggtggatggacagaaggatggatgggtggggaggtgggtgagtgggtggatggatgaatggagaggtggatggatggatggatgaaggatggatgggtggggaggtgggtggatggatggatggattgggaggtgggtagatgggtggatggacagaaggatggatgggtggggaggtgggtgggtgtgtgggtggatggatggatggggaggtggatggatggatggttagatGGGGAggttggtggatggatggatggatggatagaaggaCGGATACAACGATGGAtgggggaggtgggtggatggatggatggggagaTGGGTGGATGTGTGGATGGACAGAAGGATGGATGGGTAGGGAGgtaggtgagtggatggatggatggatggggagatggatggatggatagagagaaggatggatgggtgggacaatggatggatggatggatagaaggaTGGACGGGTggggagatggatggatggatggatggatggacggacagaaGGATGTatgggtggggaggtgggtggatagatggatggatggatggatagatggggaaatggatggatggaaggatggatggatagggaggtgggtggatggatggacggatggatgtacagaaggatggatgggtggggaggtgggtgagtggatggatggatggatggatggggagatggatggatggagagatagaaggatggatgggtgggacaatagatggatggatagagagaaggatggatgggtggggagatggatggatggatggatggagggatggatggatggatggatagagagaAGGATGGATGGTTGAGacgatggatggatggatggagagatggatggatggatggatggacagaaggatggatgggtggggaggtggatggatggatggatagagagaaggatggatgggtgggacaatggatggatggatggatgcatggatggatggatggagggatagagagaaggatggatgggtgggacaatcaatggatggatggatggatggatggatagagagaaggatggatgggtggggagatggatggatggatggagaggtggatggatggatggatggatggattgatggacagaaggatggatgggtggggaggtggatggatggagagatggagagatggTTGGATAgagagaaggatggatggatgggacaatggatggatggatggatgggtggggagATGGatcgatggatggatggatggatagatagatggatggagaggtggatagatggatgggtggatggatggacagaggatggatgggtggggaggtgggtggatggatggatggatgtgggATGGACtgtcccacagaaagtgtgtggTAAGGGGAGAGATTGGAGACAGCCCAGTCTTGAGATGCCTTGTAGGGGCCCCTGGTCTAGGGCAGGCAGAGCTGGCCAGGCAGGAGCTCCAGCACGGCGCCCTTGCTCACCGCCGATCTTGTACACGTCCTGCAGCGGCAGACGCAGGGGCTTGTCCGTGGGGCGCGTGGGGGGCAGGATGGTGTCCAGGGCCTCCAGCAGGGACACGCCGCTTGCGTTGCCCTCCTTACGCTCCACCTTCCAGCCCTTGAACCACGGCATCTGGACCAAAGGGAGAAAATCAATCCGTTAAGAGACATTGGTGGCCTCCCCACCCTCAGGCCTCCCCAGGGTGCTTCCAGGAGTACTGCTGTTCAGGCTAAACTTGCCTCGTGCCCTTTGACATAAGGAATTTCCCCACCCTGCTCCTCCCCAGCCCATAGCCCCAGCATCACAGGGACTCTGGGAAGGAGATCCCTCTTAAAAGGAGGAGGACAAAGAGGGAAAGCAGCCTTCCCAGCCCAGGCTGCTCAGGAGTTGCTGACACTGTGAACAAACCCCCAGTCCAGCCCCAAGTCCCCGAAACCCCGGGCCCCTGACCATAAGCTCCAGGCAGGGCAGATGACTTGACTAGGAGGATGCTGAGTCTGGCCAAGGGCCAGGCCAGGTACAGAGCTGGAGGAGGAGCCTCGCCCCACCCTAGCTTCTGGACACTGTGCTGCCTCCGAGCTTGGCCCAGCCTTGTCCGGAGCTTCTCCTAGTGTGGCCCCCACTCCCATCCCATGAAGCCTCCCTCTGGGCCACCTGCCACAAAcagggagcaggggagggggcCGGCAGCACAGTGCCCCAGCCCCCCAGGGCCTGTGTAAGCACGGGCCACCTAGCAGCTCAGGCCAGAGGGGAGTGCAGGGTCCCTGATGGCTGGAGGCCTCcctggggaggggagaatggCGTTCGCCACATGATACCCCATGAGGAAAACGCCATCACAGGTAAACAACACCGAGCCTCGTGAGATGGAGGCGGAGCTGGGGGAGTCCCTCTCAGTTCTGTCCCCAGACCTCAGCTCCAGGCTCAGTGCTGCTGGTCTGTCTCCCTGCTGTCTCTAGACTCCACACCTGCACCCTCACTGTGGGCAGCGACAGTGCTGGCAGAGCCTAGTGGCGGCCATTCTGGGGTCTCCTCTGGCTTGGAGAACCTTGGGAACAGTCTCAGGTTCTGCAAGTGTCTCCACGCGTCACCTCCAGCCAAGGCAGAGTCCCTGGGCTACAGACTGTTCGCACGTTGAGCTCCCAGGTGATCAGCCAAGAGCCAACCCTTGGCCATCCCAGCAAGCCCAGAAGCATGCACACTTCCCAAAGCCCAACCCTGCTCCAAGATCCCAGGGGAGGCAGCCAAGGAGGCCCCCACGGCCCAGCCCAAAGCCCCTGCACGGTGTCCAGGACCAGGACAATGGCCTGGCAGAGATGAAACCGACCACCCCCATGGCAGGGCTCTGGAGACCAAGCACATGGGCCTGGTGCTGGAGGCCGCTGCCCCTGCTGTGTTGACATCGTGGATGGGCCCTGGCCCCGGCCAGCCGCGTGGGAGGCTGAGTGTAGGAGCAAAGCCCGGTGCTGAGGGGGAGGGGGCTCCCCGCCGGGCCCTGAGCCAGTTAGGGAAACCCAGCAGGTTTCGAGGGGAACTTGAATTTCCCGGGGACAGGCCCTCGACCTCCCCCTGCCACCTGCCGGTGCCTCGCTCTGGCCCAGGGGGTCCAGCCAGCTCCTGTGGCCCGCCCCGCCCTAGCTGCCACTCACGTTGGGGGAGGGCTCCAGCATGTTGTCGCCGTGCCAGCCGGAGATGGGCACAAAGGGCACGGTGGCCGGGTTGTAGCCGATCTTCTTGATGTAGGCACTGACTTCCTTGACGATCTCGTCGTAGCGCTTCTCGCTGTAGGCCGGCTCCGTGGAGTCCATTTTGTTCACGCCCACGATGAGCTGCTTCACACCCAGCGTGTAGGCCAGCAGGGCATGCTCCCGCGTCTGCCCATTCTTGGAGATGCCCGCCTCGAACTCGCCCACGCCCGCCGCCACGATCAGCACTGCGCAGTCCGCCTGCCCGGCAGGGGACACAGTGAGCCCTGCCCCGCCTGCCCGGCAGGGGACAGAGCGAGCCTGGCCCCACCTCACTTCCAGGCCTCTCCAGGCAGTGGGCTGGGGCCTGAGCAGCCCACTGGGGCCTTGGGGAGGGAGGCATGGGGGTCCCCACTTCAAGGGCAGCATGGGGGCTCATCACCAGGCCCTGGGTCAGGGGACCGAGGTTCAGCCCTGGCTCCACCACCAGTGGGCTGTGTGTCCCTGGACAAGTCACTCAGCCTGTCTGCTCCTGTTCCTCACTTGAGGACAGATTGAAGTCACAGTTATCAAAGCAGTTTGGAGGTGGTGGCATGTGTCCTGCTGTCTGCAGGGTGCTGTGTCTGGGGTGTCCGTGAGTCTCTGTGAGTGCCCTGAAATGTCATACAGTCTACACCTGGCCAGTGGCACCTCTGCCCACTGCTCACTCTCCCCATCCTGGCCTCCAATCCCTCCATGTATGAAGGTGTGTCCGCGTCCCCATCTGCCCCCATCTATCTGGGGACTCTGACACTGGCTGGGTGTCTTCACAGGCACTGGTTCAGATGCCAGAGCACTGGATTCATCCTTAGGGGGGCTCTGAGCCAGACTGGGTGAGGGTGGCCCAGGTGAGGGGTCCCCTGCCCTCACAGGAAGCACCGGAGACCCCACCATCCCAGTGACCCCAGGGGCCCCCAGTGTCCCTTGAAGGGTGCAGcggcctctcccccagccccgcCTGCTGTGCCCTGCTCACCTGGGATGTACCCGTGATCATGTTCTTGATGAAGTCGCGGTGGCCGGGGGCATCGATGATGGTGATGTAGTACTtggtggtctcgaacttccagAGGGAGATGTCGATGGTGATGCCGCGCTCACGCTCCGCCTTCAGCTTGTCCAGCACCCAGGCATATTTGAAGGATCCCTTCCCCATCTGGAGCGGGTGAGGGTCACGGCTGAGGGCAGGACCCGGGACCCAGGACCCAGGAGTCCCTGGTGGTGCGAGCTGCTTGTTACAGCAGAGTGGCCGCGAGAGGCAGGAGATGGGCTCCAGCACCCCCTTGCTCTCCGCCGGGGTCCTGGGACGCCGGCCCCCTCCGTCGGGACCCCACATCCAGACCCTGCCCCCCAGGGCCGGCCTCCGCACCTGCTCCGAAATGGGCGCGGCTACGCACGTCCACCAGCAGGTGGCGCAAGGGCCTGGGAGTCGCTCGGTCTACGAGCGAAGCCGCCAGATGGGATAAACCCCTCCCGGGCGAGGCCTCCCCTTTATCTGAAGCTGCGGACGCCCCCAGATCCCTTCCTCAACCAGAGGCCAATAATACCACCGTGTTTGGGGCTGTCAGATAAATaaccctctgtgtgtgtgttttttttaaggtAAGGAGAAAGGAAAACGGAATGAGGTCAGGAGGAGGGCCTGGCAACGCAGCTCCTTCCCGCTGCTCcagcctccccatccctctgaggcttctcctccccttccccgcTCTGCCGGACACGGGAAGCTGGGGGGCCTCGGCCAGTGAGACCCCCACAGAAGGAGACGGGCTGCAGTCAGGGCAGCAGCGGCGGTCACTACCCAGCTGGGCAGAACTCCTCGCCAGGGCCTCGCACAGACAGGACTCTGCCCTCCAGGAGGCTGCCCGGTCTGGAGCAGACCCAGATGGGACCCAGCTGGGGCCTGAAACAGCGGCCCTCTGAAACCCCCGCCTCCTCCTGACAAGGCCAGGTAAAGGGTGATGCAGCCCAAACTCAGGGGTGCACCTCAGAGCACCCCCCAACCCTGCCAGGGCAGAGGCTCAGCCCAGGACAGCGAGTGCCCCCACCTCGGGCCCTGGCCTCCGCCCTCATCATCCAGGTGAGAGCTCCCACAGGCCCTCCCAGGAGTGGGCTTCTCCCCAGAGTcctgggtgggggatggggaccAGAGAGCAGACCCCGTCTCATGACCGCTCCCCACCACCGTCTCAGCCACCAAAGAGGAATCACTTCAAAAGGTCAGCTAGGGGGTCACCTCATCCAGGACCCCCACCCCAGGGCTGCCCTGGACAGCAGCCCTCCACAGCCCAGCACAAGAAAATGGAGCAGACGGGCCGGCTGCCCATCAATCAGCTATTAATAGTAGCGTGCGCCCTGGCAGGGCCCTAGGACAAGTGAGGGCAGTACCATCTCCAGCCCCAGCCTTGGCCctggggggaaggggggaaggcTCCAGGGCCCTCCAGCCCCAGCTCAACATGGCAGAGTTCCAGAGCCTTCTGCAGACCCTCCCAGGTCACCTCCCTCACCACAGGGCAAGTCCGGCAGCTCAatggccacccctcccccaccaagcTCCCCCTAAGAGAGAGGCTGCCCCACCAGACCCTCTGAGGCCTGAGTGCCCCACAGCGGGGGTCCCTCCTGCCCTGGAGGAGGTCACCTGAGCCCCATACCCTGGGGCTGGGAGATGCCAAGCCTGGCCACCACGGGAGTTGGGGGTTCCTTCTCAGGGGGCCAAGACCATAGCCTGGGGAGCTCACCTCAGCCGCCTCCTTCTCGAACTTCTCAATGGTCCTTTTGTCAATACCTCCGCATTTGTAGATGAGGTGGCCCGTGGTGGTGGACTTTCCGGAGTCCACGTGGCCGATGACCACGATGTTGATGTGGGTCTTCTCCTTGCCCATTTTGCTGGGAGTGTGAGGGGCTGGCGGGACCCGGGGTGCTCTGGCTCAGGGCGAGGGGGGCTGCAGTGATTCTGtggggccagtggtgttggggagACCGGTGATGGGGAGCCCCAGGGGGAGACACCAGCAGAGACTGTCCCGGCACAGGCTGGGCACACATCCCTGCCCACAAACCAAGCCCCCATGtttggtggggagggaagggccCCCACCCACAGCTGGGCCTGGCCAGGGCAAGCAGAGGCTGtgcactgcccccaccccacacttGAGCCCAAACAGCCCCATCTGCTGTAAATAACTGGGCGTTGGAGCCCGCGGGCTGCTCCTTGGGAAGGGGTTAGCCACCATTTGGAGAGACCACGCAGCGCCAGGCTGGGTACGTCCGTGACCAGCAGAGCCGGGTGATGAGTCACCTGCCCAGCGCTCCAGGGCCCTGTCCTGCACGCGC contains the following coding sequences:
- the EEF1A2 gene encoding elongation factor 1-alpha 2; translated protein: MGKEKTHINIVVIGHVDSGKSTTTGHLIYKCGGIDKRTIEKFEKEAAEMGKGSFKYAWVLDKLKAERERGITIDISLWKFETTKYYITIIDAPGHRDFIKNMITGTSQADCAVLIVAAGVGEFEAGISKNGQTREHALLAYTLGVKQLIVGVNKMDSTEPAYSEKRYDEIVKEVSAYIKKIGYNPATVPFVPISGWHGDNMLEPSPNMPWFKGWKVERKEGNASGVSLLEALDTILPPTRPTDKPLRLPLQDVYKIGGIGTVPVGRVETGILRPGMVVTFAPVNITTEVKSVEMHHEALSEALPGDNVGFNVKNVSVKDIRRGNVCGDSKSDPPQEAAQFTSQVIILNHPGQISAGYSPVIDCHTAHIACKFAELKEKIDRRSGKKLEDNPKSLKSGDAAIVEMVPGKPMCVESFSQYPPLGRFAVRDMRQTVAVGVIKNVEKKSGGAGKVTKSAQKAQKAGK